attaaaaaaaaaacagaaccGATAACCCACGATTATTTCCACATAAGTTCACTATTACAGCAATGACAATCTCTTCCCAAGTGTAACTAAGAAAATAAAGTTAGGGAAGCAACCAAGAAAGCTAGTGTGACATGACTTTGTCATAAACAACTGAGACATCATTTATAGTTAGTGCACAACAAAATCATTCTAATAGCAAAAAGAGTTTAGGCCTAAGAACTCACCGTTACTGTTTCGACAGAATAGTATCCACGATCCACATAATCTCCCATGAAAAGATAATTAGTATCAGGACACTGCCAAAAAATGGAACAGGATAAGTAAGAAAAACAAATCTAATTCAATTACTTCCGTTAAAGCACAAGTATTTCAAATTGCATAGAACCCAGAAAAAGAAAAGGCAACACTGAGTTAACAAGTGAATCCTCATGCTAGTAATCCATAATACAAGAGTTATGTTTCCAGGGATGCTAGCATTTTATGGCTTTCTAGCCATAACAGATAAAAAGCCCTCAGAGCTAATTAAGACCAACTACCATACAAGTCATTCCTGAAGATCTCAACTTTTTCTCACCATTCCCTTGCATATGGATTTGGTTATCCAGGGGTTACTTCTCCTAGTGAGTTAAATTCTGAATGGATTACATCCAGAATGTTCTGTATGAAGCTTCAATTATTAAAACTCCTCAAGATCGAGAAAAAAAATTCCCTTCTTACCTGAGGAGAAAAGAGCCCTTCTCATAGAATGAATTACTTTTACAGAAAATACTCATTATTACCAAGAATATAGTGATAAATTAAAATCTATCCTTCCACTTGCCCACATAAGAGCCCATTCTGACCTTCAAAAACAAATTCCCGGATACACAAGGTAGAAGAAGGAGAAAGCAAAGGATAGAAAAAGGTGCATGTACCTTCCCACCAATTCGGAAGAGCTCAGCAAGATCATGGAACTGCCCATGAATATCACCACATATAGTCACAGGGCTTTTCACAGGCTGCAataaagaatatgataaaaCATCTCAAATTCCCTATAATCAGCTATTCAAAAACTTGGAAATCCTGCGGACAAACAATTTTGTGTCCCACATGTTAAAAGATAGAAAGCATGTTAATCTTCAAAAGGTCATACCTGGACATTGCTCTCCTGCATTAGAATCTCCTTTGCTTTCTCACATAATCCTCTTACCTAGTTAAGTGGGAAAAAGACATCACTGGTCAAAGCAGGTAACTCCTTTATCTATAAAACAAGAAGGGGGTGAAAACATGGTTCATCACAACAGGATCACATACAACAAGCATTTTTAAGAGTCTTAATGGAAAATCCTGAATATCTATTTGGTTCAGTCGGGCTACATCAACACAAGTATTCCTTGTAAGTTGGCTGCAGAAAGCTTTCTTATTAATCCTCTATATCCACTCTGCTCCCCCATTCATGCTTTTTATAAATACAGGGATGCTTTaaagtttgtttttttttcacTCAGCCCGTCCACGTAGAGCAAGCCTTTCTTAGAAATCCTCAATATACGTTTCGCTTCTATTCAATCGATGGGACTTGCTTTCCTTCCTAAAGGAAGTTAGACGGAGCAAGGGGCCAATTCACATCGGGATAATGGCCTAAAGGCAAAAAGCTTACCTTTACTAAAAACAAAAAATCATCATAATTCGACTATTTTAACAGCTGCTTTATCATAATTTGACAATTTACAGGAAATATCCTCATTTATCTGTGGTAAAATCATATCATAGAATCTTCAAATCGTCTTCTCATAAAAAAAGATAATCTTGATATGAAATGTAAATCGGAAAATgggaaatgaaaaagaaaaggtgTACCTCCTGCTCTGATAAAGGTTTACACTGCATAAGCTGATCAATTTGCTCATCCAGATTACCATTAGCTGTGCTCGCGGGCACTGAATCAGAGctcatcttcctcttcttcacaAAGACGAACCctagattgtttttttttttcacgGCTGAAAAAGGACAAACTCAAGTGCCGGGTGGGTAATTTGATTGATTTCGTCCTTCTTCTTTCGCCTACGACGTCGTTTAGGTGGAGTTAAAATGTGTTAATCTTTCTTATACTTGTACCTTTCTTTATTaagtattattataatataatcatttttatctaaGAATTAAACAAAAATGGAAAACTATACATATTTAATTCTGTCACAGAAAGAAGTCAAAAAGTAGATGTCCATGGAACTCATTTTCACTATAGTAAATAGTATTTTCATTGTAAATGTAGACTCACGCGTTTTGCACCGTAGCTCATCGTTTTTCTCTTCAAAATTTGTCTATAAAAGAGCACCGCTGCAATACAAAAACATACCAATAGAAATTCTCCcaactctctttctttctcttactATCTCTCATTCTTATTAATTTACTAAGTTAGtctattttataacacgttatcagcacgaagctctaattttgtCTAgacaaattaacttctatatcaagtatatctactaaagaaatttaattttagttatctttgttatttctaaattaatttctatctcaaTTTTTATCAtgtaaaatttatcaaaacttgagtttgtAGCACTTGACattaccaaaaaaaatcatttatcatGGATCCTTGATGGTGAAATTCACCTTGATGCTAAATGTCTTGGTAATACcattaaacaagaaaataaagcatcaaAGCCAAGATAAAGTAAATGCCATGAATTTTCTccgtcatcatattcatgaaagattaaaaactaaATATTTAACTGTGAAAGACCCTCTTGAATCATAGACTAATTTGAAGGATCGATATCACTACCTAAAACTTACGGTGTTATCAAAAGATCAATATGACTGAATACACCTttgatttcaagattttaaaactgtgacagagtataattctgttattcacaaggtaagttccatgttaaaattatgtggagatactatcactgatgatgattacttgagaaaacttttTTCACTTTTCACGCTTTAAATGTGTTGATATAACAAAAATATCGTGAAAAGAGGTTTAagaaatattctaaattaattaCATGCCTACTTGTGGCCGAGCAGAATAATACTTTgctgatgaaaaatcatgaagctcATCCCATTGGGTCTGCTCCTTTCACTGAAGCGAATGTTGTAGCAGCACATAATCAGTCtgaatcaagacaaaataattatcgcGGTCGTGGCCGTGGTCGTGGACGTTGACGAGGACCAGGACGTGGTAGAGGACGAAACAATTATCGTCATCATGATGAaaataaacatgagaacaataaagCTCCTCAAAATAATTCTTCCGGAGGTAAATTCAATATTTGTCACTTGtgtggtatgaagggtcattgggcACGTAAATGTCGTACGCCTAAtcattttgtaaaattttatCAAGCCTCTTTCAAAATAAGAGATAATAATGTGGAGGCGCACTTAAATTTTcggaatgatgataatgaagcatctctctcaaataaatatgaagatattgaggcaaatcttgcttataaagatgatgattttgaagatctatcaaatattactcatttaaAAACTGAAGACTTTATGAATATTGACTGAAGAATTGATCATCTAACTAgggataaatattataaaattaattattgtttttctattatgtttgatattatgttgtccatcgtaaaaatattttttaaagcagtgcaatttcttaaagtttcttatgttgttagtttttcatgttcttataatgtatctttttgttaatgaagaatatggaaatttccagtcatcagttggatccaaaatcaataatgatgaTATATGTCTTATTGATAGTAACACAACTCACACTATTTTaacaaataagaaatatttttcttgtttgattatgaaagaagctaatgttaatacaatatctagtagcacaagattaattgaaggatgTGAAAAAGATGAAGTTGTAATATCGGAGGAACAAAattaacaattaatgaagcatattatattgtagtaagtctcaaaaaaacttattaagtttcaaagacattcgtcaaaatggttatcatattgagactacaatgatgaaaaaaatgaatatctttacattactTCAATGATGTCGGGCAAgaaatttatacttgaaaagttatCCGCTCTTTCATCCGGCTTATACTACACAAGTATTAGTATGGTTGAAACACATGTCATAGTAAACCAAAGGTCTACTAACTcgaatgattttattatttggcatgaccggttgggtcATTCCGattctaatatgatgcgcaaaataattgagagttcacatgAACACTttttgaagaaccaaaagattcttcaatttaaagaattttctTGTGCTGCATGTTCTCACAAaaaattgattactagaccatTAGTAATCAAAGTGGGAATTGAATGTCCAGCATTTCTAGAacatatacatgatgatatatgtgggcTCATTCACTAATCATGTggatcatttaaatattatatgattttaatagatggtcacatgtgtgcttattatcaactcgtaatatgacatttgcgagattacttgctcaaataattaagttaagagcacaatttttgGATTATACAATAAaaagaattcgtcttgataatgttgGTGAGCTCACATCTcaggcatttaatgattattgtttgtccactGGGATAACAGTTGCGCATTcgattgctcatgttcatactcaaaatggtctagcggaatcattgattaaacgtctccaattaattgctagaccaatgcttatgagaacaaaacttctcatttcattatggggttatgttattttgcatgcaacaagtcttgtgcggatcagacccacaagttatcataaagtctcCTCATTATAATTGGCTTTTGGTCAAGAGCCGAGCATTTTTCATCTTATAATATTTGGATGTGCTATATATTCCAATTGCT
This Solanum dulcamara chromosome 1, daSolDulc1.2, whole genome shotgun sequence DNA region includes the following protein-coding sequences:
- the LOC129884325 gene encoding serine/threonine-protein phosphatase PP2A catalytic subunit-like isoform X3; translation: MSSDSVPASTANGNLDEQIDQLMQCKPLSEQEVRGLCEKAKEILMQESNVQPVKSPVTICGDIHGQFHDLAELFRIGGKCPDTNYLFMGDYVDRGYYSVETVTLLVALKVRYSQRITILRGNHESRQITQVYGFYDECLRKYGNANVWKIFTDLFDYFPLTALLDRRGNFVLVTS